From a single Capsicum annuum cultivar UCD-10X-F1 chromosome 12, UCD10Xv1.1, whole genome shotgun sequence genomic region:
- the LOC107851219 gene encoding uncharacterized protein LOC107851219: MGSYFDRWEKDPFFSAAEEVQESVDRMESTYRTWIHALKDTSGRWNSDEICRDLRTTLGTAKWQLEEFDRAVSSSYNNTSTDDAKERHGEFVIAIDNQIKKVEKSLNESSFSQGNQWVRLDERELDELAVFLSGPSASSSFSDKSSVKVDEIEQQAALWEEDCKQQMPEYSKSSSNLVDGSQVETKDEKYPGHRKTASACGDIGAWKITVADDIYGKQPAPSPRKIPSIQGLLNFMESSMKLKLSKNGYRKLRFNPDDHQEANCTLPQSQPLTKGINTCCERSKNCLDCCDESYQKQLNGWYGAVQRQLQRSQNYMKYNRPVRMGSSVALLLFLIVLLAFHI, from the exons ATGGGTTCgtattttgatagatgggaaaaAGATCCATTCTTCTCTGCCGCagaagaagttcaagaatctgtCGACag GATGGAATCAACTTATAGAACATGGATTCATGCGTTGAAGGATACTTCTGGTCGCTGGAATTCTGATGAGATATGTAGAGACCTAAGGACTACCCTTGGCACTGCTAAGTGGCAG TTGGAGGAATTTGATCGGGCAGTTAGTTCGAGCTACAATAATACATCAACTGATGATGCTAAAGAAAGGCATGGTGAATTTGTTATTGCCATAGACAATCAGATTAAGAAAGTAGAGAAGAGTCTAAATGAATCATCTTTTTCACAAGGCAATCAATGGGTGCGCTTGGACGAGAGGGAACTTGATGAACTAGCTGTGTTTCTCTCAGGACCGTCGGCCTCTTCTTCATTTTCGGACAAATCCTCTGTAAAAGTTGACGAAATAGAGCAGCAAGCAGCACTGTGGGAAGAGGATTGTAAGCAACAAATGCCGGAGTATTCAAAGAGTTCGTCTAACTTAGTGGATGGGAGTCAAGTTGAGACCAAGGATGAAAAGTATCCAGGGCACCGGAAGACAGCAAGTGCTTGTGGTGATATTGGTGCTTGGAAGATCACAGTTGCTGATGACATTTACGGCAAACAGCCTGCACCATCCCCTCGCAAGATACCCAGTATTCAAGGACTGTTGAATTTCATGGAATCTTCTATGAAGTTGAAGTTGTCAAAGAATGGATACAGGAAGCTGAGGTTCAACCCTGATGATCATCAAGAAGCTAATTGTACATTGCCGCAGTCTCAGCCATTGACTAAG GGAATTAACACATGTTGTGAGAGGAGTAAAAATTGCCTTGATTGTTGTGATGAAAGTTATCAGAAGCAACTCAATGGTTGGTATGGAGCAGTACAACGACAGCTGCAAAGGTCTCAGAATTATATGAAATATAACCGACCCGTTCGAATGGGTTCTTCTGTGGCTCTTCTACTTTTCTTGATTG TTTTATTGGCGTTCCATATTTGA